A genomic segment from Streptosporangium roseum DSM 43021 encodes:
- a CDS encoding Smr/MutS family protein has translation MKLKLDLHPIFNRGGEIDKALRGIIDEAIRKKATEVEIIPGKGSGQLKKKVLRFLEQKEIKALYHRIDKDAKNHGRLFVYFRYK, from the coding sequence TTGAAGCTCAAGCTGGATCTGCACCCGATCTTCAACCGGGGCGGTGAGATCGACAAGGCGCTGCGGGGCATCATCGACGAGGCCATCAGGAAGAAGGCCACCGAGGTCGAGATCATCCCGGGCAAGGGCTCGGGCCAGCTCAAGAAGAAGGTCCTGCGCTTCCTTGAGCAGAAGGAGATCAAGGCCCTCTACCACCGCATCGACAAGGACGCCAAGAACCACGGCCGGCTGTTCGTGTACTTCCGCTACAAGTAG
- a CDS encoding VOC family protein, with translation MDIKLSQTFIAVDDHDKALAFYRDVLGLEVRNDVGFEGMRWVTVGAPSQPDVDIVLEPPIGDPNASPADKKAAAELLAKGLLRGVIFATDDCDATFERIHAAGGEVLQEPVDQPYGVRDCAFRDPSGNMVRFSQPRKQ, from the coding sequence ATGGACATCAAGCTTTCACAGACCTTCATCGCCGTCGACGACCACGACAAGGCGCTCGCGTTCTACCGGGACGTTCTCGGCCTGGAGGTGCGCAACGACGTCGGGTTCGAGGGGATGCGCTGGGTGACCGTCGGCGCGCCGTCGCAGCCCGACGTGGACATCGTTCTCGAACCGCCCATCGGGGACCCGAACGCCTCGCCCGCCGACAAGAAGGCCGCGGCGGAGCTGCTGGCGAAGGGCCTGCTGCGTGGTGTCATCTTCGCGACCGACGACTGCGACGCCACCTTCGAGCGCATCCACGCCGCGGGTGGCGAGGTGCTGCAGGAGCCGGTCGACCAGCCGTACGGCGTGCGCGACTGCGCCTTCCGCGACCCCTCCGGCAACATGGTGCGCTTCAGCCAGCCTCGCAAGCAGTGA
- a CDS encoding helix-turn-helix transcriptional regulator: MDRDYSEPLDVPALARVALMSPGHFSRSFRAAFGETPYSYLMTRRIERAKALLRRGDLTVTEVCFAVGCTSLGSFSSRFTELVGESPSSYRARSHDDGAAIPACVAKIYTRPVRNGEARPDSPPLV; the protein is encoded by the coding sequence ATGGACCGCGACTACTCGGAGCCGCTCGACGTTCCGGCGCTGGCGCGGGTCGCCCTCATGTCGCCGGGCCATTTCTCCCGCAGCTTCCGCGCCGCCTTCGGGGAGACGCCGTACAGCTACCTGATGACGCGCCGGATCGAGCGGGCCAAGGCGCTGCTGCGGCGGGGTGACCTGACGGTGACGGAGGTCTGCTTCGCGGTCGGCTGTACATCGCTGGGATCGTTCAGCTCGCGGTTCACCGAGCTGGTCGGCGAGAGCCCGAGCTCATACCGGGCCCGCAGCCATGACGACGGCGCCGCCATCCCGGCCTGCGTCGCCAAGATCTACACGCGACCGGTCAGGAATGGAGAAGCGAGACCTGATTCCCCGCCCCTAGTGTGA
- a CDS encoding DUF2975 domain-containing protein: MKRMMMTDHKRLTNPFSFFAAMIVYGVAVLAVVTLGIGIFKLPGGEIAPITFYGFGDAGVCVSGVDAGLPAGDREIDAIGALTSGVTPYVTEIKVCSDRPTIPQRVLVTLATLPVHVVYAGLLVGLWRITYRARRTGVFDPMVGRRLGRLGKAVAWSAIPAVLIGEVARLQFIEIVKSDIFPFGDDSLGTRALSILFFGKFPFGTLLTGLALITLGRIFLYGSRLEEVVGSSSASSDGNEASTPTT; encoded by the coding sequence ATGAAGCGGATGATGATGACTGATCACAAGAGGTTGACCAACCCGTTCTCGTTCTTCGCGGCAATGATCGTGTACGGAGTGGCCGTTCTGGCCGTGGTCACCTTGGGCATCGGAATCTTCAAGCTGCCGGGCGGCGAGATCGCGCCGATCACGTTCTACGGTTTCGGGGACGCCGGCGTCTGCGTGTCCGGTGTGGACGCGGGCTTGCCGGCAGGCGACAGGGAGATCGACGCGATCGGAGCGCTGACATCCGGCGTCACACCGTACGTCACCGAGATCAAGGTGTGTTCCGATCGGCCGACGATCCCCCAACGCGTACTTGTCACGCTGGCCACCCTCCCCGTGCATGTGGTCTACGCCGGGCTCCTCGTGGGTCTCTGGCGGATTACGTACCGCGCCCGCCGGACGGGGGTCTTCGATCCAATGGTGGGACGCCGCCTCGGCCGCCTCGGAAAAGCCGTCGCCTGGAGCGCCATTCCGGCCGTTCTCATCGGAGAGGTCGCGCGCCTCCAGTTCATCGAGATTGTGAAAAGCGACATATTCCCCTTCGGGGACGACTCGTTGGGGACTCGGGCTCTGTCCATCTTGTTCTTCGGGAAGTTTCCCTTCGGCACACTCCTGACCGGTCTGGCGTTGATCACCCTTGGACGGATCTTCCTCTACGGCTCTCGCCTTGAGGAGGTCGTGGGCTCATCCTCCGCGTCATCGGACGGGAACGAGGCCTCCACGCCGACGACGTAG
- a CDS encoding PTS-dependent dihydroxyacetone kinase phosphotransferase subunit DhaM, with amino-acid sequence MVGIVLISHSGPLAAEVATLATQIGGTAVPLAAAGGTDDGGVGTSPDLVEAAIGEVDRGDGVILIPDLGSSVLTARLMEGPGVVIADVPFVEGAIAAVVTAGTGASLEAVLAAAEESRNFRKL; translated from the coding sequence ATGGTAGGCATCGTCCTCATCTCGCACAGCGGCCCGCTGGCCGCCGAGGTCGCCACCCTGGCCACGCAGATCGGCGGCACGGCCGTCCCGCTGGCCGCGGCCGGAGGCACCGACGACGGCGGTGTCGGCACCAGTCCCGACCTGGTGGAGGCGGCGATCGGGGAGGTGGACCGGGGCGACGGGGTGATACTGATCCCCGACCTGGGCAGCTCGGTGCTGACCGCCCGCCTGATGGAGGGGCCGGGCGTGGTGATCGCCGACGTGCCGTTCGTGGAGGGGGCGATCGCGGCCGTCGTCACGGCGGGCACGGGCGCCTCGCTGGAGGCGGTGCTGGCGGCGGCCGAGGAGTCCAGGAACTTCCGCAAGCTGTGA
- the dhaL gene encoding dihydroxyacetone kinase subunit DhaL translates to MGAADLDTAFFTAWIEEVARTVGAEKDRLTRLDAAIGDADHGANLDRGFSAITQALAGTEPETPGALLVLVGSTLIRKVGGAAGPLYGTAFREAGKALGDASEVSAADLAAALQAALAGVQRLGSAAEGDKTMVDALAPAVRALSRATQEGKDPEEAIGAAASAALAGSEATVPMQARKGRASYLGPRSVGHEDPGAASTALILAALRTVVTR, encoded by the coding sequence ATGGGCGCCGCCGACCTGGACACCGCCTTCTTCACCGCGTGGATCGAGGAGGTCGCCCGGACCGTCGGGGCCGAGAAGGACCGGCTGACCCGGCTGGACGCCGCGATCGGCGACGCCGACCACGGGGCCAACCTCGACCGGGGCTTCAGCGCGATCACCCAGGCTCTGGCCGGCACCGAGCCCGAGACCCCCGGAGCGCTGCTGGTCCTGGTGGGGAGCACGCTGATCCGCAAGGTGGGCGGAGCCGCCGGCCCCCTGTACGGCACGGCGTTCCGGGAGGCGGGCAAGGCCCTGGGCGACGCCTCCGAGGTGTCGGCCGCGGACCTCGCCGCCGCCCTGCAGGCCGCCCTGGCCGGGGTCCAGAGGCTGGGGTCGGCCGCCGAGGGCGACAAGACCATGGTGGACGCGCTCGCTCCGGCGGTCCGGGCGCTGTCGCGGGCCACGCAGGAGGGCAAGGATCCGGAGGAGGCGATCGGCGCGGCCGCGTCGGCGGCCCTCGCCGGATCGGAGGCGACGGTCCCGATGCAGGCCCGCAAGGGACGGGCCAGCTATCTCGGCCCCCGCAGCGTGGGCCACGAGGATCCCGGGGCCGCCTCGACCGCCCTCATCCTCGCCGCTCTGCGCACGGTGGTGACGCGTTGA
- the dhaK gene encoding dihydroxyacetone kinase subunit DhaK produces MKKLINDVDSVVTDALRGLAAAHPGLRVDVDNQIVLRASGPRPGKVGLVSGGGSGHEPLHAGFVGYGMLDAACPGEIFTSPVPDQMIAASEAVNGGAGVLHIVKNYTGDVLNFEMAAELCAEEGVEVASVLVDDDVAVQDSLYTAGRRGTGATLFVEKIAGAMAETGAPLAEVTRVAEAVNARSRSFGVALSACTTPAAGNPTFDLKDTEVELGIGIHGEPGRARSAMRGARELVHTAMDALDEDMPVSGDNLVMVNGMGGTPLIELYIAFAEVSGYLAGKGARAARSLVGNYVTSLDMQGFSITVCRLDDELTRLWDAPVETPGLRWGR; encoded by the coding sequence GTGAAGAAGCTCATCAACGACGTCGACTCGGTCGTCACGGACGCGCTGCGCGGACTCGCGGCGGCGCACCCCGGACTGCGGGTGGACGTGGACAACCAGATCGTGTTGCGCGCCTCGGGGCCGCGTCCGGGCAAGGTGGGCCTGGTCTCCGGCGGGGGTTCCGGGCACGAGCCGCTGCACGCGGGCTTCGTCGGGTACGGCATGCTCGACGCGGCCTGCCCGGGCGAGATCTTCACCTCTCCGGTGCCCGACCAGATGATCGCGGCGAGCGAGGCGGTGAACGGCGGCGCGGGAGTGCTGCACATCGTGAAGAACTACACCGGCGACGTCCTGAACTTCGAGATGGCCGCCGAGCTCTGCGCCGAGGAGGGCGTGGAGGTGGCGAGCGTGCTGGTCGACGACGACGTGGCCGTGCAGGACTCCCTCTACACGGCCGGCCGCCGGGGAACCGGCGCCACGCTCTTCGTGGAGAAGATCGCCGGAGCCATGGCCGAGACCGGCGCGCCGCTGGCGGAGGTCACCCGGGTGGCCGAGGCGGTCAACGCCCGCAGCCGGTCCTTCGGCGTCGCGCTGAGCGCCTGCACCACCCCGGCCGCGGGCAATCCCACCTTCGACCTGAAGGACACCGAGGTCGAGCTGGGCATCGGTATCCACGGCGAGCCCGGCCGGGCCCGCTCGGCCATGCGCGGCGCCCGCGAGCTGGTCCACACCGCGATGGACGCCCTCGACGAGGACATGCCGGTCTCCGGCGACAACCTGGTCATGGTGAACGGCATGGGCGGCACCCCGTTGATCGAGCTCTACATCGCCTTCGCCGAGGTGAGCGGCTACCTGGCGGGCAAGGGCGCGAGGGCGGCGCGGAGCCTGGTCGGCAACTACGTCACCAGCCTCGACATGCAGGGCTTCTCGATCACGGTCTGCAGGCTGGACGACGAGCTCACCCGTCTCTGGGACGCCCCGGTGGAGACCCCCGGCCTGCGCTGGGGCCGCTGA
- a CDS encoding RNHCP domain-containing protein: MPRHPSRDRARVRSFRCVHCGLDVPADAPGTAHRNHCPTCLWSRHLDDTPGDRAADCGSSMTPIAVHVRHNGEWALVHHCTGCGALDANRIAGDDNPLALMRIAVAPLARPPFPLDWFARL, encoded by the coding sequence TTGCCCCGCCACCCATCCCGCGACCGCGCTCGCGTCCGTTCCTTCCGCTGCGTCCACTGCGGCCTCGACGTCCCCGCCGACGCGCCGGGCACGGCGCACCGCAACCACTGCCCGACCTGCCTGTGGAGCAGGCACCTGGACGACACCCCGGGCGACAGGGCGGCGGACTGCGGATCGTCGATGACCCCGATAGCCGTCCACGTCCGCCACAACGGCGAGTGGGCCCTCGTCCACCACTGCACGGGCTGCGGAGCCCTCGACGCCAACCGCATCGCGGGCGACGACAACCCGCTCGCCCTCATGCGGATCGCGGTGGCACCGCTGGCCCGGCCGCCGTTCCCGCTCGACTGGTTCGCCCGCCTCTGA
- a CDS encoding HEAT repeat domain-containing protein → MPGTNVSYTELEFLAASDRGIPRLLFLLDEEAPIPLRLVDQDRSSVEAFRARLLASDIMVSRFASADDLSGRVLHALVECLGQQTSPATGTEAPDAGEESFAVARAAYLTRMEQRYRRLDLEVLTPAEQDAHLPVLLRSMFVPQSVRADPPPVELSKELWRRLLSAEEISEKDLPEGLDLDRIAQARTTYDRTPRRAVLDVLGEPGNRLVALLGDPGAGKSTLARYLVLGLMGDGTEEALAGLRGWLPLLVELRSYADLRSRCETFLEYLEHLHRTEGTGIPARPLDRYLREDGRALVVFDGLDELFDPKVRETVTRQIAGFATRYPKVRILVTSRVIGYRRAELHDAGFRHYTLQDLDTAQIGEFTERWYELAMRDRKDEARHLRDRLMRAMTDSPSIRELAGNPLLLTILAIIGRRQELPRERRTVYVHAASVLVEHWDVNRHLEDARIPAGYIDAEDKKELLRRVAWRMQSGRSGLAGNHIRREDLLEEFVGYLGSRYQLDPRAAKTVARGMLDQFRERNFILSLYGGGVYGFVHRAFLEFFCADEIVRRFQNKRQWSPDQLVSEMFGRHWHDPAWREVLLLVAGMIDERFTGEIVDYLVREANPLWPFARAEDPPHHLILAAECIAETRNLGAMEPQGAAVIDKIITWLEQSEGTYVFDVDGFLADKMIPLLRTVRPRWPGRDRYLGWFLGRERAIMSSGGTEIATMIVAALFPDDDRLREHFRRQAVGEVSASMRDGAVRALAQGWREHPGTLPLLRESALTDPGGNVRTAALQAIADNWRDLPEALTTLRACATGDAQRQVRSAALRAIATGWRDHPGTMPLLRESALTDPHGEVRADAIRALTVGWGDRPDLLRPLYEGALTDPHQEVRRTALDAVAAGRPDHPGTLALLHGHARTDPDRDIRETAVEAVAASLRDHPDTLPLLHGSALTDPDWSVRRTAVQAVATGWRHHPGTLPLLREHAHTDPDEDVRTAALQAVATGWRDHPGTLPLLHGHARTDPDRDVRTTVLQVVAAGWRDHPDTLPLLRESALTDPEWSVRQATVQTIASGWRDHPDTLPLLRERALTDPHGLTRKAAVEAVASGWRDHPDTLALLRERALADPHSGVRTSAIQAVAASRGDHPDTLPLLRDRVRTDLNWSVRQATVQTIASGWRDHPDTLPLLRVRALSDPDEDVRIIALQAVAVNWRDHPDTLPLLRERALADPHSGVRTSAIQAVAAGRRDHPDTLDWLRDRALKDPDGDVRASALEAVAASRRDHPDTLDWLRDRALKDPDGDVRASALQAVAASRRDHPDTLDWLRRQALHGFGPVRPTALDTLAEMYRGRPEILEWLRELADTGDDATSRAALAAVATARPDDPVTLALLRERMVTGGHWKTRQTALQKLEDLLTFAIVRQAMSDGHWQVRRTAAQQLALSWSRTPEALALLRELAVTDDHWEVRRAAAQAFPVWHHSQDNRALLRERATADGHWEVRRAAFQRLSNWRPGTDDLELLRERATADGHWEVRRAAFQRLSNWRPGTDDLELLRERATADGHREVRLMALQRVVATYQGDPGTLAWLRDRVLREGDEDIRAAAVEAVAEHRAHDPATPLWVSEIAVTDGHWKVRRAAVEIVGLIWPDEPDTLPWLRRRALTDPDEDVRRTAVERVALGWPDRPGVSSWVRGRATADVHERVRAASVELAARIWPGDPATLPWLREVSAQDGDWKVRRAAVEAVARIGPDEPDAAPWLRGRAETDLHREVRGAAVREVARIAADDDATLSWLYGRISGDPDPDVRAVAVDTAVRHWRDHDGMCSRVLAWIAGDDAEEVRAAAITVLGWGWPDGPGTPERLHEHARADQHWMGRRAAVQALAEGWPDDDRARSAVETSAAGDPHWQVRLAALTALGSTWPEEPGTFLLVSGRVRSDGHWQVRRTMVETIAACRADDPATVPLLRERAVRDEHAQVRLAALRALARGWCDDAATLNLLRDRACADDHWRVREGAVEELTKVVGGTSEMISWLRERVARDPSAAVARAAVQGAGMWGRGDPDRTAARLRERAAGDPRWAVRAETVVEIVRLSGPADSATLPWLRDRATADSAWPVRRVALWAAGILSHEDPLTLAWLETLARDDPHRGIREEAASVLRHLGTPS, encoded by the coding sequence GTGCCCGGCACGAATGTCTCCTACACCGAACTGGAGTTCCTCGCCGCGTCCGACCGGGGAATCCCGAGGCTGCTGTTCCTTCTCGACGAGGAAGCCCCCATCCCCCTGCGGCTCGTCGACCAGGACCGTTCATCGGTCGAGGCGTTCCGGGCCCGCCTGCTCGCGTCCGACATCATGGTCAGCCGGTTCGCCTCGGCCGACGACCTCAGCGGCCGGGTCCTGCACGCCCTCGTCGAATGCCTCGGGCAGCAGACCTCGCCGGCCACCGGGACGGAGGCCCCCGACGCCGGGGAGGAGTCCTTCGCGGTGGCGCGGGCGGCCTACCTCACGAGGATGGAACAGCGCTACCGGCGGCTCGACCTGGAGGTGCTGACCCCGGCGGAGCAGGACGCCCACCTGCCCGTCCTCCTCCGGTCGATGTTCGTCCCGCAGAGCGTCAGAGCGGATCCGCCTCCCGTGGAGCTGTCCAAGGAACTGTGGCGGCGGCTGCTGAGCGCCGAGGAGATCTCGGAGAAGGACCTTCCGGAGGGGCTCGACCTCGACAGGATCGCGCAGGCGCGCACCACGTACGACAGGACTCCCCGGCGCGCGGTGCTGGACGTCCTGGGCGAGCCCGGCAACCGGCTGGTCGCGCTGCTCGGCGATCCCGGCGCCGGCAAGTCGACGCTGGCGCGCTATCTGGTCCTGGGCCTGATGGGTGACGGGACGGAGGAGGCCCTGGCCGGGCTGAGGGGATGGCTGCCCCTGCTCGTGGAGCTGCGCTCCTACGCCGATCTCCGGTCGCGGTGCGAGACCTTCCTGGAGTACCTGGAGCACCTGCACCGGACCGAGGGGACCGGCATTCCCGCGCGCCCCCTGGACCGCTACCTCCGCGAGGACGGGCGGGCACTGGTCGTCTTCGACGGGCTGGACGAGCTGTTCGATCCCAAGGTGCGGGAGACGGTGACCCGGCAGATCGCCGGATTCGCCACGCGATATCCGAAGGTGCGGATCCTCGTCACCAGCCGGGTCATCGGATACCGGCGGGCCGAGCTGCACGACGCCGGGTTCCGGCACTACACGCTCCAGGATCTGGACACCGCTCAGATCGGGGAGTTCACCGAGCGCTGGTACGAGCTGGCGATGCGCGACCGCAAGGACGAGGCGCGGCATCTGCGGGACCGGCTGATGCGCGCGATGACCGACTCTCCGTCCATCCGGGAGCTGGCGGGCAACCCCCTGCTGCTGACCATCCTCGCGATCATCGGGCGCCGCCAGGAGCTTCCACGTGAGCGGCGGACGGTGTACGTCCACGCGGCGTCCGTGCTGGTCGAGCACTGGGACGTCAACAGGCATCTGGAGGACGCGCGCATACCGGCCGGCTACATCGACGCCGAGGACAAGAAGGAACTGCTGCGCCGGGTGGCCTGGCGGATGCAGAGCGGCAGATCGGGGCTGGCCGGCAACCACATCCGGCGCGAGGACCTCCTGGAGGAGTTCGTCGGCTACCTGGGCAGCCGCTACCAGCTCGACCCTCGGGCGGCGAAGACCGTCGCGCGCGGCATGCTGGACCAGTTCCGGGAGCGCAACTTCATCCTCAGCCTGTACGGCGGAGGCGTCTACGGATTCGTGCACCGGGCCTTCCTGGAGTTCTTCTGCGCGGACGAGATCGTCCGGCGGTTCCAGAACAAGCGCCAGTGGAGTCCCGACCAGCTCGTCTCGGAGATGTTCGGCCGCCACTGGCACGATCCGGCGTGGCGCGAGGTCCTCCTGCTGGTGGCCGGGATGATCGACGAGCGGTTCACCGGCGAGATCGTCGACTATCTCGTCCGCGAGGCGAACCCGCTGTGGCCGTTCGCGAGGGCCGAGGACCCGCCCCACCACCTGATCCTCGCGGCCGAGTGCATCGCCGAGACGCGCAACCTGGGGGCCATGGAACCGCAGGGCGCGGCGGTCATCGACAAGATCATCACCTGGCTGGAGCAGTCGGAGGGCACCTACGTCTTCGACGTCGACGGGTTCCTCGCCGACAAGATGATCCCCCTCCTGCGAACGGTCCGGCCCCGATGGCCGGGACGTGACCGCTACCTCGGCTGGTTCCTCGGCAGGGAGCGAGCCATCATGTCGTCCGGCGGCACGGAGATTGCGACCATGATCGTGGCGGCGCTGTTCCCGGACGACGACCGCCTCAGGGAGCACTTCCGGCGGCAGGCCGTCGGCGAGGTCAGCGCGAGCATGCGCGACGGGGCGGTGCGGGCCCTGGCACAGGGGTGGCGGGAGCACCCCGGCACCCTGCCCCTCCTGCGCGAAAGCGCCCTCACCGACCCGGGTGGGAATGTGCGGACGGCGGCGCTCCAGGCCATCGCCGACAACTGGCGGGATCTTCCCGAGGCCCTGACGACGTTACGCGCGTGCGCCACCGGCGACGCGCAGCGGCAGGTCCGCTCAGCCGCTCTCCGGGCGATCGCCACCGGCTGGCGCGACCACCCCGGCACCATGCCCCTCCTGCGCGAAAGCGCCCTCACCGACCCGCACGGCGAGGTGCGGGCCGATGCCATCCGGGCGCTCACCGTCGGCTGGGGAGATCGTCCCGATCTTCTGAGGCCCCTCTACGAGGGTGCCCTCACCGACCCGCACCAGGAGGTCCGCCGGACAGCGCTCGACGCCGTCGCGGCGGGCCGGCCGGACCACCCCGGCACCCTGGCCCTCCTGCACGGACACGCGCGCACCGACCCGGACAGGGACATACGGGAAACAGCGGTGGAGGCCGTCGCCGCGAGCCTGCGCGACCACCCCGACACCCTGCCCCTCCTGCACGGAAGCGCCCTCACCGACCCGGACTGGAGCGTCCGCCGGACAGCCGTCCAGGCCGTCGCCACCGGCTGGCGGCACCACCCCGGCACCCTGCCCCTCCTGCGCGAGCACGCGCACACCGACCCGGACGAGGACGTGCGGACCGCCGCGCTCCAGGCCGTCGCCACCGGCTGGCGCGACCACCCCGGCACCCTGCCCCTCCTGCACGGACACGCGCGCACCGACCCGGACAGAGACGTGCGGACAACCGTGCTCCAGGTCGTCGCCGCGGGCTGGCGCGACCACCCCGACACCCTGCCCCTCCTGCGCGAAAGCGCCCTCACCGACCCGGAGTGGAGCGTCCGCCAGGCAACCGTCCAGACCATCGCCTCAGGCTGGCGCGACCACCCCGACACCCTGCCCCTCCTGCGCGAGCGCGCGCTCACCGATCCGCACGGTCTGACGCGGAAGGCCGCGGTCGAAGCCGTCGCCTCAGGCTGGCGCGACCACCCCGACACCTTGGCCCTCCTGCGCGAGCGCGCACTCGCCGACCCCCACAGCGGCGTGAGAACCAGCGCGATCCAGGCCGTCGCCGCGAGCCGGGGCGACCACCCCGACACCCTGCCCCTCCTGCGCGACCGCGTGCGCACCGACCTGAACTGGAGCGTCCGCCAGGCAACCGTCCAGACCATCGCCTCAGGCTGGCGCGACCACCCCGACACCCTGCCCCTCCTCCGCGTCCGCGCACTCAGCGACCCGGACGAGGACGTGCGGATCATCGCGCTCCAGGCCGTCGCCGTGAACTGGCGCGACCACCCCGACACCCTGCCCCTCCTGCGCGAGCGCGCACTCGCCGACCCCCACAGCGGCGTGAGAACCAGCGCGATCCAGGCCGTCGCCGCGGGCCGGCGCGACCACCCCGACACCCTGGACTGGCTGCGCGACCGCGCCCTGAAGGATCCGGACGGCGACGTGCGGGCAAGCGCGCTCGAAGCCGTCGCCGCGAGCCGGCGCGACCACCCCGACACCCTGGACTGGCTGCGCGACCGCGCCCTGAAGGATCCGGACGGCGACGTGCGGGCAAGCGCGCTCCAGGCCGTCGCCGCGAGCCGGCGCGACCACCCCGACACCCTGGACTGGCTGCGGCGGCAGGCACTGCACGGCTTCGGCCCGGTACGCCCCACGGCGTTGGACACGCTCGCCGAGATGTACCGTGGCCGCCCGGAGATCCTGGAATGGCTCCGCGAGCTGGCGGACACCGGCGACGACGCGACGTCCAGGGCGGCGCTGGCGGCCGTGGCGACCGCCCGGCCAGACGATCCCGTCACCCTGGCGCTGCTGCGCGAACGCATGGTGACGGGCGGTCACTGGAAGACCCGCCAGACCGCCCTGCAGAAGCTGGAGGACCTTCTCACCTTCGCGATCGTGCGACAGGCCATGTCGGACGGTCACTGGCAGGTCCGCCGTACCGCCGCCCAGCAGCTCGCCCTGTCCTGGTCGCGCACCCCCGAGGCCCTCGCGCTGCTGCGCGAGCTCGCGGTGACGGACGACCACTGGGAGGTCCGCCGCGCCGCCGCACAGGCGTTCCCCGTCTGGCACCACAGTCAGGACAACCGGGCACTGCTGCGCGAGCGCGCGACGGCGGACGGCCACTGGGAGGTCCGCCGCGCGGCTTTCCAGAGACTCAGCAACTGGAGACCCGGCACGGACGACCTGGAGCTGCTGCGCGAGCGCGCGACGGCGGACGGCCACTGGGAGGTCCGCCGCGCGGCTTTCCAGAGACTCAGCAACTGGAGACCCGGCACGGACGACCTGGAGCTGCTGCGCGAGCGCGCGACGGCGGACGGTCACCGGGAGGTCCGCCTCATGGCTCTGCAGAGGGTCGTCGCGACATACCAGGGTGATCCCGGGACTCTCGCGTGGCTCCGCGATCGCGTGCTCCGCGAAGGAGACGAGGACATCCGGGCGGCCGCCGTCGAAGCGGTGGCCGAGCACCGGGCCCACGACCCCGCGACGCCGCTCTGGGTCAGCGAGATCGCCGTCACGGACGGCCACTGGAAGGTGCGCAGGGCCGCGGTCGAGATCGTGGGGCTGATCTGGCCGGACGAGCCGGACACGCTGCCCTGGCTGCGGCGGCGCGCCCTGACGGACCCCGACGAGGACGTCCGCCGCACGGCCGTCGAACGGGTCGCCCTGGGCTGGCCGGACCGGCCCGGCGTCTCCTCGTGGGTGCGCGGTCGCGCGACGGCCGATGTCCACGAACGGGTCCGCGCGGCGAGCGTGGAACTCGCCGCGCGGATCTGGCCGGGAGATCCGGCGACCCTCCCCTGGCTGCGGGAGGTGAGCGCACAGGACGGAGACTGGAAGGTACGGCGGGCGGCGGTCGAGGCGGTGGCGCGGATCGGGCCGGACGAGCCGGACGCCGCGCCGTGGCTGCGAGGCCGGGCCGAGACCGACCTTCACCGGGAGGTGCGCGGCGCGGCCGTCCGGGAGGTGGCCCGGATCGCCGCCGACGACGACGCCACCCTGTCCTGGCTGTACGGCAGGATCTCCGGCGACCCGGACCCCGATGTCCGCGCCGTCGCCGTGGACACGGCCGTGCGCCACTGGCGCGACCACGACGGCATGTGCTCCCGGGTGCTCGCCTGGATCGCCGGGGACGACGCGGAGGAGGTGCGGGCCGCGGCGATCACCGTGCTCGGCTGGGGCTGGCCCGACGGGCCCGGCACACCGGAGCGGCTCCATGAGCACGCGAGAGCCGACCAGCACTGGATGGGCCGGCGGGCGGCCGTACAGGCACTGGCCGAAGGCTGGCCGGACGACGACCGGGCACGTTCCGCCGTGGAGACGAGCGCGGCCGGGGATCCGCACTGGCAGGTACGGCTGGCCGCGCTGACGGCGCTGGGGAGCACCTGGCCGGAGGAGCCCGGCACCTTTCTCCTCGTCAGCGGGCGGGTGCGCTCCGACGGGCACTGGCAGGTGCGCCGGACGATGGTGGAGACGATCGCCGCCTGCCGGGCCGACGACCCGGCCACGGTCCCGCTGCTGCGCGAGCGGGCCGTACGCGACGAGCACGCCCAGGTCCGGCTGGCGGCCCTCCGCGCTCTCGCCCGGGGCTGGTGCGACGATGCCGCCACCCTGAATCTCCTGCGTGACCGGGCCTGCGCCGACGATCACTGGAGAGTCCGCGAGGGGGCCGTGGAGGAGCTCACCAAGGTAGTCGGCGGAACATCGGAGATGATCTCCTGGCTGCGGGAGCGGGTCGCGCGCGACCCCAGCGCGGCCGTGGCCCGCGCCGCCGTACAGGGGGCCGGCATGTGGGGGCGGGGAGATCCGGACCGCACGGCGGCCCGGCTCCGTGAGCGCGCCGCCGGCGACCCGCGCTGGGCCGTCCGGGCGGAGACCGTGGTGGAGATCGTGAGGCTCTCCGGGCCGGCCGACTCCGCCACGCTGCCGTGGCTGCGGGATCGCGCGACCGCCGACAGCGCCTGGCCGGTCCGGAGGGTCGCGCTCTGGGCCGCCGGCATCCTGTCGCACGAGGACCCGCTCACCCTCGCCTGGCTGGAGACCCTCGCCCGGGACGACCCGCACCGGGGGATCCGCGAGGAGGCCGCGTCCGTGCTCCGCCATCTGGGGACCCCCTCTTGA